From Streptomyces sp. TLI_105, the proteins below share one genomic window:
- a CDS encoding YccF domain-containing protein has product MKTILNVIWLVLCGFWMFLGYIAAGVLLCITIIGIPFGLAAFRIGLYALWPFGHTVVDRRDAGAPSCVGNVLWLVLAGWWLALGHITTGIALCITIIGIPLGLANFKMIPVSLLPLGKEIVPTDQAYGYAGR; this is encoded by the coding sequence CTGGTCCTGTGCGGGTTCTGGATGTTCCTGGGCTACATCGCCGCGGGCGTCCTGCTCTGCATCACGATCATCGGCATCCCCTTCGGACTCGCCGCCTTCCGCATCGGCCTCTACGCGCTCTGGCCCTTCGGCCACACGGTCGTCGACCGTCGCGACGCGGGCGCGCCGTCCTGCGTGGGCAACGTGCTGTGGCTGGTCCTCGCGGGGTGGTGGCTCGCGCTCGGCCACATCACCACCGGGATCGCGCTGTGCATCACGATCATCGGCATCCCGCTGGGCCTCGCGAACTTCAAGATGATTCCGGTGTCGCTGCTGCCGCTGGGCAAGGAGATCGTGCCCACGGACCAGGCGTACGGCTACGCAGGCCGCTGA